Proteins encoded in a region of the Candidatus Nanosynbacter sp. HMT-352 genome:
- a CDS encoding DUF3048 domain-containing protein, producing MNVEKIDKSGQKKNVCWESFKEWVKKHILAIVLVVSAMVIAGVFIIAIHSIKYEQTASVELKLPAKKPAPKKFYSPLTGVEIANEAVTKLPVTGVMIENSPAARPQSGLKKAGVVYEAVAEGGITRFLAMYQGEKPALIGPVRSLRLYYLSWAAPYQASIAHVGGSPNALSQVRNGNYRDIDQFFNDGSYWRSRDRYAPHNVYTSGEKLDQLNSAKGYNNSEFTSFARADGKPVESPNATSVSINLSGSLYNTSYAYDKASNSYLRSMAGAPHTDREDGQITPNTVVAMEVGVEARAQNYDGYEDVKTTGSGKAYIFQNGTVATATWSKADINSPLKLTDESGKDVALNRGQTWIAVFTPGRGSVSWQ from the coding sequence ATGAATGTTGAAAAAATAGATAAATCAGGACAAAAAAAGAACGTCTGCTGGGAATCGTTCAAAGAATGGGTAAAAAAGCATATTCTGGCGATTGTGCTCGTGGTGAGTGCGATGGTTATTGCTGGAGTTTTCATAATTGCAATTCACTCAATAAAATACGAGCAGACCGCTAGCGTGGAACTGAAATTGCCAGCCAAAAAACCCGCGCCGAAGAAGTTTTATTCGCCGCTAACTGGCGTGGAAATCGCAAACGAAGCCGTCACAAAGCTACCCGTAACTGGCGTGATGATTGAGAATAGTCCAGCCGCCAGACCGCAGTCAGGACTGAAGAAAGCTGGCGTGGTTTATGAAGCCGTGGCGGAGGGCGGAATCACTAGGTTTTTGGCTATGTATCAGGGAGAAAAACCTGCGCTAATCGGTCCAGTGCGAAGCTTAAGATTATACTATTTGAGCTGGGCGGCGCCATATCAAGCATCAATCGCACACGTTGGCGGAAGCCCCAACGCTTTATCTCAAGTCAGAAACGGCAATTATCGCGACATCGACCAGTTCTTTAACGACGGATCGTATTGGCGATCTCGCGACCGCTACGCGCCGCACAACGTCTATACTTCAGGAGAAAAACTTGACCAATTGAATAGCGCAAAAGGCTATAACAATTCCGAATTCACTAGCTTCGCGCGAGCAGACGGCAAACCTGTCGAATCACCAAACGCCACATCTGTAAGCATAAACCTCAGCGGCTCACTCTACAATACCTCATATGCTTACGACAAGGCGTCGAATTCTTACCTCAGGAGCATGGCTGGCGCGCCACATACTGATAGGGAAGATGGGCAAATTACTCCAAACACTGTCGTAGCTATGGAAGTTGGTGTTGAAGCTCGGGCTCAAAATTACGATGGCTACGAAGATGTCAAAACGACAGGATCCGGCAAAGCTTACATTTTCCAAAACGGCACAGTCGCCACCGCCACTTGGTCAAAAGCGGACATAAATTCGCCACTTAAATTGACAGACGAATCTGGAAAAGACGTCGCCTTAAATCGCGGACAAACATGGATTGCAGTCTTCACGCCAGGAAGAGGAAGTGTTTCATGGCAATAG
- a CDS encoding excalibur calcium-binding domain-containing protein encodes MLNLFAKNKRPLLTKKRKRGLIIFGCIVVALGVIGYAGGLMEQSRLERDNVSIVVSEIDDDIKLDYHTTKREISAKISGISTFAEVKVAGDRVSVYNSKDTSGFIKYKIENIKEGDSDVNISIVDGKRRGDKTIKIHRQTKDDYDKQELEKALSKTEEIVKKAEEDSSDENISRAKSDIDKLPEDKRGQFSERIAKLEKAKQEEKERAEKAKKEAEEKKKQEEAAAAARARQQQINAQQQTTRSQPIPRQAAPAPQPSPQGPHFRSCKEARAAGYSHMRRGEPGYSPHLDGDNDGIACDKHK; translated from the coding sequence ATGCTTAATCTCTTTGCAAAAAATAAACGACCGCTACTTACAAAAAAACGAAAACGAGGATTAATTATTTTTGGCTGTATAGTTGTAGCCTTGGGGGTTATTGGCTATGCGGGTGGCTTAATGGAACAGTCTAGACTTGAGAGAGATAATGTGTCGATAGTAGTTTCTGAGATAGATGACGACATTAAGCTTGATTATCATACGACTAAGCGTGAGATTTCTGCTAAAATTTCTGGCATTAGCACTTTTGCTGAGGTGAAGGTTGCTGGAGATAGGGTTAGTGTATACAACAGTAAGGATACGAGCGGCTTCATTAAGTATAAGATTGAAAATATCAAAGAAGGCGACAGCGATGTAAACATTTCTATTGTTGATGGCAAGCGTCGTGGTGATAAGACAATTAAAATCCATCGCCAAACAAAGGATGATTATGATAAGCAGGAGCTTGAGAAAGCTCTTAGTAAAACTGAAGAAATAGTTAAGAAAGCAGAAGAAGATTCTTCTGATGAAAATATTTCTCGTGCCAAATCAGATATTGATAAATTGCCAGAAGATAAACGCGGACAATTCTCTGAGCGTATTGCTAAATTAGAAAAAGCCAAGCAGGAAGAAAAAGAACGTGCCGAGAAGGCTAAGAAAGAGGCAGAAGAAAAGAAGAAGCAGGAAGAAGCGGCGGCGGCCGCTCGGGCGCGCCAGCAGCAGATTAATGCTCAGCAACAGACTACTAGATCTCAGCCTATACCACGCCAGGCTGCTCCTGCCCCACAGCCATCTCCTCAGGGTCCACATTTCCGTAGTTGCAAGGAGGCTCGCGCCGCTGGATATAGCCACATGCGTCGTGGCGAGCCTGGATATTCACCCCACCTTGACGGCGACAATGACGGTATTGCTTGCGATAAGCACAAATAG
- a CDS encoding exodeoxyribonuclease III, translating into MKLFSWNVNGIRAVINKGEFAKFIDTYDPDILCLQETKATRDQVEIDLPNYYEHFYSAAKKGYSGTAIFSKIPPLNWRDGFPLNIIKQFDLTGDEYGNPADEGRIITAEFDYFWVVNCYTPNSKGDLSRLDLRYKKWDKAVLAYLEELELSKPVLYCGDMNVAHQEIDLANPKPNVGKHGFTDEEREGFQNYLDAGFIDTFRAAFPEKTGAYSWWTHWANARARNVGWRIDYWLASREIANRVTNPQIHPEQMGSDHCPVSIEVNL; encoded by the coding sequence ATGAAATTATTTTCCTGGAATGTAAACGGTATTCGCGCAGTTATCAACAAGGGTGAATTCGCAAAGTTCATCGACACGTACGATCCAGATATTCTGTGCCTGCAGGAAACTAAGGCCACCAGAGATCAAGTTGAAATTGACCTGCCAAATTATTACGAGCATTTCTATTCCGCCGCCAAAAAAGGCTATTCTGGCACGGCAATTTTCTCTAAAATCCCACCTCTGAATTGGCGCGACGGTTTTCCACTAAACATCATTAAGCAATTTGATTTAACGGGCGACGAATACGGCAATCCAGCCGACGAAGGACGAATTATCACCGCCGAGTTTGACTATTTTTGGGTTGTCAATTGCTACACTCCGAACTCAAAAGGGGATTTGAGCCGATTAGATTTGCGATATAAAAAATGGGACAAGGCAGTTCTGGCTTATCTGGAAGAATTGGAATTGTCAAAGCCAGTCCTTTATTGTGGCGATATGAACGTGGCACATCAGGAGATTGATTTAGCAAATCCGAAGCCTAACGTTGGCAAACACGGCTTTACTGATGAGGAGAGGGAAGGTTTTCAGAACTATTTGGACGCTGGATTTATTGACACTTTCCGGGCGGCTTTCCCCGAAAAAACTGGCGCGTACAGTTGGTGGACACACTGGGCAAATGCCAGAGCGCGAAATGTCGGTTGGCGGATTGACTATTGGCTAGCGTCGCGTGAAATTGCAAATCGCGTTACTAATCCGCAAATCCATCCAGAACAAATGGGCAGCGATCATTGCCCGGTGAGCATTGAGGTAAATTTGTAA
- the gltX gene encoding glutamate--tRNA ligase, whose product MTIRTRFAPSPTGYIHLGNVRTALYTYLVARAHQGDFILRIEDTDQARFVEGAEEMILETLNWLGLNWDEGPNLNNPKEESGNFGPYHQTDRRDIYIKWAKKMISEGLAYADPYTPEEVQVFRDKAKAEKRAFLYRDHRPENPPEWQLGMPLRFKVPEIKRYSWTDAVMGELSAGPEALDDFILIKADGLPTYNFAHIIDDFEMQVTHVIRGSEYIASTPKYLSLYEALKITPPILAHVPHIMAPSGNKKLGKRDGAKSVTEYRSEGILPEAMLNFLAQLGWNDGTEQEIFSKAELIEKFSLDRVQKSGARFDEQRLIWLNGQWIRSLSLDDLYSRCQSFWGEEAKNADESYKKRVLELAQDRLKTLQDLPKLTSYFFVEPEIDTELIDGNKQLRKLTDDERRDLLSIARQEFEKITDWTPEAIQNCLNQLLETTGQKPGILFSLVRIVTTWAPFSPQLNDTLALIGKEKTLQRIDNYLQK is encoded by the coding sequence ATGACTATTAGAACTCGTTTTGCACCAAGTCCGACTGGCTATATTCACTTAGGCAACGTCCGCACCGCGCTATACACATACCTTGTCGCCAGGGCGCATCAGGGAGATTTCATCTTACGCATTGAAGACACAGACCAAGCTCGGTTCGTTGAAGGCGCGGAAGAAATGATCTTGGAAACCTTAAATTGGCTAGGATTAAATTGGGACGAAGGACCAAATCTTAACAATCCAAAAGAAGAGTCTGGCAATTTTGGTCCATATCACCAGACAGATCGCCGTGATATTTACATAAAGTGGGCAAAGAAAATGATCAGCGAAGGACTAGCTTACGCCGACCCATACACGCCCGAAGAAGTGCAAGTTTTCCGCGACAAAGCCAAGGCTGAAAAGCGCGCATTTTTATATCGCGACCATCGACCAGAGAATCCACCAGAATGGCAGCTCGGAATGCCGCTACGCTTCAAGGTTCCAGAAATTAAGCGATATTCTTGGACGGACGCCGTTATGGGCGAGTTGTCGGCTGGCCCAGAAGCTCTGGACGATTTTATTCTTATCAAAGCGGATGGTCTACCAACCTACAATTTTGCGCACATCATTGACGATTTCGAAATGCAAGTTACGCACGTCATTCGCGGCTCGGAATATATTGCCAGCACGCCTAAATATCTATCGCTTTACGAGGCGCTTAAAATTACGCCACCAATTCTGGCGCACGTGCCACACATTATGGCGCCATCGGGAAATAAAAAACTTGGCAAGCGTGACGGCGCTAAAAGCGTAACTGAGTATCGATCAGAAGGAATTTTGCCAGAAGCGATGCTTAATTTCTTAGCGCAACTCGGCTGGAACGACGGTACGGAGCAGGAAATTTTCAGTAAAGCCGAACTGATTGAAAAGTTCTCACTCGACCGCGTTCAAAAATCTGGCGCGCGATTTGACGAACAACGACTCATTTGGCTGAACGGCCAATGGATCCGCTCGCTTAGCTTGGACGATCTTTACTCTCGCTGCCAATCATTCTGGGGCGAAGAAGCCAAAAACGCTGATGAATCGTATAAAAAGCGCGTTCTGGAATTGGCGCAAGATCGCTTGAAGACATTGCAAGATTTGCCAAAATTAACGAGCTATTTCTTCGTCGAGCCTGAAATTGACACGGAATTAATTGACGGAAATAAGCAACTTCGTAAATTGACCGACGACGAGCGACGAGATTTATTGTCAATTGCTCGCCAAGAATTCGAGAAAATTACAGATTGGACGCCAGAAGCAATTCAGAATTGCCTTAATCAATTACTGGAAACGACGGGGCAGAAGCCGGGGATTTTGTTTAGTCTGGTGAGAATTGTGACGACGTGGGCGCCGTTTAGTCCGCAACTTAACGACACGCTGGCGCTAATTGGCAAGGAAAAAACTCTGCAAAGAATCGATAATTATCTACAAAAATAG
- a CDS encoding glycosyltransferase: MRIGLFTDSYRPSINGIVYVVESLKRELEALGHEVYVFCPAKSISPSKQAELLHEDKNSRIIRFRSITGAFFDDYDTSVFFPPVVQRQIANMNLDVVHIFTPSQIGLLGVRAAKKNNIPLIIQHCTDLYEFVDHYPAVLPGVLALAGVVFPLSVKLNGQDLLEVVKLYRPRNGVTKWNKDIIERIITILYSKADAVIALSRKSRDQLESWQTEDYAYDVTLMPNGVNALPRASAKRVAEFREQWNLDEKDEVFGFVGRLGEEKNLPILIQAFSEFIAEARPKSKLLFVGDFEYRKTLEKMAAETDFADRIIFTGAMPREDLDVAYKVMSVFTFPSLKDTQGWVLHEAAHAGKPIVIIDKGVSEVVKDGVNGYFAENNPESVAEKVIAILKSPKKQAEFSAESKKLANKFTERSQVKKLEKLYENLIKARENQ; encoded by the coding sequence ATGAGGATAGGACTTTTTACGGACAGTTACAGACCGTCCATTAACGGTATCGTTTATGTTGTTGAATCATTAAAGCGCGAGCTGGAAGCTTTGGGGCATGAGGTCTATGTTTTTTGCCCAGCAAAGTCTATTAGTCCGTCCAAGCAAGCCGAACTTCTCCACGAAGATAAGAATAGTCGAATAATTCGTTTCCGCTCAATTACGGGCGCGTTCTTTGATGATTACGACACGTCAGTATTTTTCCCTCCTGTAGTACAACGCCAAATTGCCAATATGAATTTGGATGTAGTACATATTTTTACGCCATCGCAAATTGGGCTATTGGGTGTGAGGGCAGCGAAGAAAAATAATATTCCTTTGATTATTCAGCATTGTACGGATCTATACGAATTCGTTGATCATTATCCTGCGGTTTTGCCAGGAGTTTTGGCGTTGGCGGGAGTGGTTTTTCCATTGTCGGTGAAATTGAACGGACAAGATTTACTGGAAGTTGTCAAACTTTACCGTCCGCGTAATGGCGTAACGAAATGGAATAAAGATATTATTGAGCGTATTATAACTATTTTATACAGCAAAGCTGACGCGGTAATTGCCCTGTCGCGTAAAAGCCGTGATCAATTGGAATCTTGGCAGACTGAAGATTACGCGTACGACGTTACTTTAATGCCAAACGGCGTGAATGCTCTTCCGCGGGCGAGCGCGAAACGAGTCGCAGAATTTCGCGAGCAATGGAATCTTGATGAAAAGGATGAAGTGTTTGGTTTTGTTGGACGTTTGGGCGAGGAAAAGAATTTGCCGATTTTGATTCAGGCGTTTAGCGAGTTTATCGCTGAAGCTCGTCCGAAATCGAAATTGCTATTTGTTGGCGATTTTGAATATCGAAAGACTTTGGAAAAAATGGCAGCCGAGACGGATTTTGCGGATAGGATTATATTTACTGGCGCCATGCCGCGAGAAGATCTGGATGTGGCCTATAAAGTGATGAGCGTGTTTACTTTTCCTTCACTTAAAGATACACAAGGCTGGGTGCTTCATGAAGCTGCTCATGCCGGAAAGCCGATTGTTATTATTGACAAGGGAGTTTCAGAGGTTGTGAAAGACGGAGTTAATGGCTATTTTGCGGAGAATAATCCAGAAAGTGTTGCGGAAAAAGTAATTGCAATTCTAAAAAGTCCGAAAAAACAAGCAGAATTTAGTGCTGAAAGTAAAAAATTAGCCAACAAGTTTACGGAGCGAAGCCAAGTGAAGAAGCTTGAAAAGCTTTATGAAAATCTGATTAAAGCGCGCGAAAATCAATAA
- a CDS encoding PEGA domain-containing protein, whose translation MYQKKNRTKELARRTFVYTLMTLSLIILLTFLTFRMLGYTFDPNTKELQQTGLVQYESHPGGALVYVDDMELRRTSTKSTVLPGKHTFSMKLDKYELWQKTLNIKSDTVTNLNYARLIPTKRETTEVKTFDSLQSVSLSPAGNFLMGFGVKDKTPILTIGDIRDTNKDKEKFTEHTLSTSVLAGYSLSSDNHTFTVSEWDRDSRYALVKHSYTAENNTTGVQWLVFDRENPEKIIDVTAMTGFGIKQIGFAGTGAHTVYALQETGELRRVDLDSSTISSPILVGVESFKLYGDDRLSYLAVIDGKKVAGIWKRDWKEPFVIGTFATDSTPVIRISRYFNKDTVVLADGKNMTIYRGDISDSKDRQKEFLKTAKTIKTDNATTNVMMDNAGRFIVAQNGAVLQTYDLERKELSSAFNIGVAQEVKWLDNFYIRSVSASGKMEIREFDGTNTHTLISVKPGLDSVLSSNQRYVYGLTTNAYGKIVLSKMNMDTGSIGLFN comes from the coding sequence ATGTACCAGAAAAAGAATCGCACTAAAGAGCTCGCGCGGCGGACCTTTGTGTACACGCTGATGACATTATCACTTATAATTCTTCTTACGTTTTTGACGTTTAGAATGCTCGGCTATACGTTTGATCCAAATACGAAAGAATTGCAACAGACTGGACTTGTCCAATATGAATCACATCCTGGCGGGGCGCTAGTTTATGTTGACGACATGGAACTGCGCCGCACTTCGACGAAAAGCACTGTTCTTCCTGGTAAGCACACTTTTTCGATGAAATTGGATAAATATGAACTGTGGCAAAAAACGTTGAATATTAAATCTGATACAGTGACAAATTTGAATTACGCCAGACTGATTCCGACAAAACGCGAAACCACCGAAGTAAAAACGTTTGACTCATTGCAATCTGTTTCTCTGTCGCCAGCTGGTAATTTCTTGATGGGATTTGGCGTTAAAGATAAAACTCCGATTCTGACAATTGGCGACATTCGCGACACGAATAAAGATAAGGAAAAGTTCACGGAGCATACATTAAGCACGAGCGTTTTGGCTGGCTATTCCCTGTCTTCTGACAATCATACGTTTACTGTGTCGGAGTGGGACCGCGATTCTCGTTACGCGCTGGTGAAGCATTCGTATACAGCAGAAAATAACACTACGGGTGTTCAGTGGCTAGTTTTTGACAGAGAAAATCCAGAGAAAATTATTGACGTAACGGCGATGACTGGTTTTGGAATTAAGCAAATCGGCTTTGCGGGAACTGGCGCGCACACGGTTTACGCTTTGCAGGAAACTGGCGAATTGAGGCGAGTTGATCTTGATAGCTCGACAATTTCCAGTCCAATTTTAGTTGGCGTCGAATCTTTCAAGCTTTATGGCGATGATCGTTTGTCCTACCTGGCTGTTATTGACGGTAAAAAAGTGGCAGGAATTTGGAAGCGAGATTGGAAAGAACCATTTGTGATTGGCACTTTTGCTACTGATTCTACTCCGGTAATTCGAATTTCTCGTTATTTTAATAAAGACACCGTGGTCTTGGCTGATGGCAAAAATATGACAATTTATAGAGGCGACATTTCGGATTCTAAGGACCGCCAAAAAGAGTTCTTAAAAACGGCAAAGACCATTAAAACTGACAATGCGACTACAAACGTTATGATGGACAATGCTGGGCGATTTATCGTGGCACAAAACGGCGCGGTACTGCAGACTTATGATTTGGAGCGTAAAGAATTGTCGAGCGCGTTTAATATTGGTGTGGCGCAGGAAGTGAAGTGGCTTGATAATTTCTATATTCGTAGCGTTTCTGCGTCGGGAAAAATGGAAATTCGTGAGTTTGATGGCACGAACACTCATACGTTGATAAGCGTTAAGCCTGGTTTGGATTCTGTTTTATCCTCAAATCAGCGATACGTTTACGGATTGACGACCAATGCTTATGGAAAAATTGTCCTGAGTAAAATGAATATGGACACCGGTTCAATCGGGCTATTTAATTAA
- a CDS encoding glycosyltransferase family 4 protein encodes MSKKDDKKLIVNMISESEFTVQGHGVHTAYKEIADALRKRKDIDIEVNSDRPADIVHIQTMGLYSFRHLMKKGGKKVVSAHLVPDSFIGSLKGAKYWKPLGRAWLKFFYKKADLVLACSGMVADELINDMHVPKTKVLYNTINMSRYKHSAAEKKSARKKLGLKDSDFVVMGNGQVQPRKRLDILIKAAKEMPDVKFFWVGGIPFKNLGADYNAMQDMIKNAPNNLTVTGVIPLENVRDYYVAADVFVLPAMQENHPMCVLEAAGAGLPIILRDIPQYNDTFKGDAVMAKTDDEFLELISKLRKDNKAYKKAQLGAEKIAERFDSSAGAERLVEFYRSLI; translated from the coding sequence ATGAGTAAGAAAGACGATAAAAAACTAATTGTTAATATGATTTCTGAAAGCGAGTTTACCGTTCAAGGTCATGGCGTACATACGGCCTATAAAGAGATTGCAGACGCGCTTCGTAAAAGAAAAGATATTGATATTGAAGTAAATTCTGATCGTCCTGCTGACATTGTTCATATTCAGACTATGGGTTTATACTCGTTCCGGCATTTGATGAAAAAAGGTGGCAAAAAAGTCGTTTCTGCTCATCTTGTGCCGGATAGTTTTATTGGCTCGCTTAAAGGTGCGAAATACTGGAAGCCTTTAGGCCGAGCGTGGCTGAAATTCTTTTATAAAAAGGCTGATTTGGTTTTGGCTTGCTCCGGTATGGTTGCTGATGAATTGATAAATGATATGCACGTGCCAAAGACGAAAGTTCTTTACAATACGATAAATATGTCGAGATATAAGCATTCTGCTGCGGAGAAAAAGTCGGCTCGGAAGAAGCTTGGCTTGAAGGATAGCGATTTTGTAGTAATGGGAAATGGTCAAGTTCAGCCACGAAAGCGTTTGGATATTTTAATAAAAGCTGCCAAAGAAATGCCAGATGTAAAGTTTTTCTGGGTGGGAGGAATTCCGTTTAAGAATTTAGGCGCGGATTATAACGCCATGCAAGATATGATTAAAAATGCGCCGAATAATCTCACTGTAACTGGTGTGATACCTCTGGAGAATGTTCGTGACTATTATGTCGCTGCTGACGTTTTTGTTCTGCCCGCTATGCAAGAAAACCATCCTATGTGTGTGTTGGAGGCGGCTGGCGCTGGCTTGCCGATCATTCTACGCGATATTCCGCAATATAACGACACATTTAAGGGCGACGCTGTTATGGCGAAAACGGACGATGAGTTCTTGGAGTTGATCAGTAAATTGCGCAAAGATAATAAAGCTTATAAGAAAGCGCAACTTGGTGCTGAGAAAATTGCTGAGCGTTTTGATAGTAGTGCCGGCGCCGAGCGATTGGTCGAATTTTATCGATCGCTGATATAA
- a CDS encoding sortase yields MYPTDDQSNGRVGMPVPDQRQPLTPPMRNSTASQNAAADVIRGQLDAIYSRSEEQSSAPEKPQLQPFSAQLQSKPEVRPEQPKAQIFKHQQISTTPQPEPKKDTVNHAMRTAPITQTQTNLQNNNSASANQTAQTQNSTIHTQVSADQWKQYHSAWQKYYQMYYERYYAGDIAAKNREISRLTKESQNITPVVSEDEPLDPQKAAIKELRSQIQQKVRDSANKVKKSRHFVPAIAGLSVLLVFIFLQYNRVIFGAVAAYTTPGAINPQNIIVDASTDVTVGPEPRIIVPKINIDAPVIYGAASDVKSQSKAMEKGVAHFSIPGASAVPGEVGNAVFAAHSSNDAFASGDYKFVFAQNEKLTKGDVIYMNYNGKRYTYKITSTEVVMPTEVSKVQINTNKPMLTLVSCVPLGTAEKRLLIFAEQISPDPSKATAASESSSNQQQGSKSNIPGKPEPTLLEKLFGGR; encoded by the coding sequence ATGTATCCGACGGATGATCAATCAAACGGTCGAGTGGGCATGCCGGTACCAGATCAGCGCCAACCCCTCACGCCGCCAATGCGCAACTCTACAGCTTCGCAAAATGCCGCTGCAGATGTTATTCGTGGACAGCTTGACGCTATTTATTCCAGATCAGAAGAGCAGAGTTCCGCACCAGAAAAACCTCAGTTACAGCCATTTTCCGCTCAATTACAATCAAAACCCGAAGTCCGACCAGAACAGCCCAAGGCGCAAATATTCAAACATCAGCAAATCTCAACAACGCCACAGCCAGAGCCGAAAAAAGATACCGTAAATCACGCTATGCGAACGGCGCCAATTACCCAAACCCAGACAAATCTGCAAAACAACAACTCCGCATCCGCAAACCAAACCGCTCAAACTCAAAATTCAACCATCCACACTCAAGTTTCAGCCGACCAATGGAAACAATACCACAGCGCTTGGCAGAAATATTATCAGATGTATTACGAGCGTTACTACGCGGGTGACATCGCGGCAAAAAACCGGGAGATTTCTCGATTGACGAAGGAAAGCCAGAATATCACACCAGTAGTCAGTGAAGACGAGCCTCTGGATCCACAAAAAGCAGCCATAAAAGAACTCCGCAGCCAAATTCAGCAAAAGGTTCGCGACTCCGCAAATAAAGTGAAAAAATCCCGACATTTTGTTCCGGCGATTGCTGGATTATCGGTACTATTAGTCTTCATATTTTTACAATATAACCGCGTTATTTTCGGCGCAGTCGCAGCCTACACGACACCTGGTGCAATTAACCCACAAAACATCATTGTCGATGCCTCTACTGACGTAACTGTGGGACCTGAACCTAGGATTATTGTTCCAAAGATTAACATTGACGCACCAGTTATTTACGGCGCCGCCAGCGATGTAAAATCACAATCAAAAGCCATGGAGAAGGGAGTAGCTCACTTTTCAATTCCTGGCGCCAGCGCCGTGCCAGGCGAAGTTGGAAATGCCGTATTTGCCGCACACTCCAGTAATGACGCTTTTGCTAGCGGTGATTATAAATTCGTCTTCGCTCAAAATGAAAAGTTGACCAAGGGTGACGTTATTTACATGAATTACAATGGAAAGCGCTACACCTATAAAATAACATCTACAGAAGTTGTTATGCCTACTGAAGTTTCAAAAGTTCAGATTAATACGAATAAGCCAATGCTGACACTTGTAAGTTGCGTGCCTTTAGGGACTGCAGAAAAGCGACTTCTTATCTTTGCGGAACAGATCAGTCCAGACCCAAGCAAAGCTACCGCAGCATCAGAATCCAGCTCAAATCAACAACAAGGAAGTAAGTCAAATATTCCAGGAAAACCCGAGCCGACTCTGCTTGAGAAATTATTCGGTGGTCGATAA
- a CDS encoding DUF4367 domain-containing protein, whose translation MASKNYVVINGRAYNTITGMVMDNIDAKETEVKKEQSISKRGASVSNIHTTHVQKSSTLNRRHVKMPQRTPLAAKPQKTRVDVKQHVAVKKFSTPIVSKPAPQKIAINRPAEAHPVTRRAQQRPLSVNTKLRKERQPLAMNNNPFVAVAPQKIEKPVAKTAHQLKNEAIEKALSNEIISNKKARRRQKKGGTLRWLNTFSVGFAVMLLGGYLTYLSMPNISIKMAAVQSGIDAKYPGYKPDGYALNGPIKFKSGEVSMKYAYADGSSEYTITQQKSGWNSSAVKEFFSEKHKNPNTTMIDGLTIYSSGKEAAWVNGGILYQISGDANLSSSQIEKIATSL comes from the coding sequence ATGGCAAGTAAAAACTACGTAGTAATAAACGGGCGAGCTTACAATACTATTACTGGAATGGTAATGGATAATATTGACGCAAAAGAAACTGAGGTAAAAAAAGAACAATCAATCAGTAAGCGTGGTGCATCTGTATCAAATATTCACACCACACACGTCCAGAAATCTAGCACATTGAATCGTCGACACGTTAAAATGCCGCAGCGTACGCCATTGGCTGCCAAACCCCAGAAAACTCGCGTTGACGTGAAGCAACATGTTGCAGTGAAGAAGTTTTCTACGCCAATTGTCAGCAAGCCAGCTCCTCAGAAAATTGCTATTAACCGCCCAGCCGAAGCTCACCCCGTTACTCGTCGCGCCCAACAAAGACCTCTTAGCGTTAACACTAAATTGCGAAAAGAACGCCAGCCTCTGGCTATGAATAACAATCCGTTTGTCGCCGTCGCTCCGCAAAAAATAGAAAAGCCAGTCGCAAAAACCGCTCATCAATTGAAAAATGAAGCAATCGAAAAAGCTTTGTCGAATGAGATTATTAGTAACAAAAAAGCACGTCGACGTCAGAAAAAGGGCGGCACATTACGCTGGTTGAACACATTTTCTGTTGGTTTTGCGGTGATGCTACTAGGTGGCTATTTAACGTACCTGAGTATGCCAAATATTTCTATAAAAATGGCCGCCGTTCAATCAGGAATTGACGCCAAATACCCAGGCTACAAACCAGACGGCTACGCCCTAAACGGCCCTATCAAATTCAAATCGGGCGAGGTCTCTATGAAATACGCCTACGCCGACGGAAGTTCAGAATACACCATAACCCAACAAAAAAGTGGTTGGAATTCATCAGCAGTGAAAGAATTTTTCTCTGAAAAGCACAAGAATCCAAACACCACAATGATCGACGGATTGACAATTTACAGCAGCGGAAAAGAAGCGGCTTGGGTGAACGGCGGAATTTTATATCAGATTAGCGGCGACGCAAACCTCTCAAGCAGCCAGATTGAAAAAATTGCCACTAGTCTGTAA